The window atagaacatgggaaaagtagtgtaaacaaagaaagtgctgcccaattttccctagaaatagtagcgcgttcttatagtcgaattaactaacgttagtctGAATTCTCTATTGAAGGTAGAGATGTGATATCgaaagagaacaagcaagcgatagcttagctaaacgtcaaaggtatgtaaggctcatcccttccttcaaaggcatgaatctttcaaactttccatgatcctcctatatgatgggacttatgagtccttaaatataccaaattacatacgagtatgatagtgatgataataagttaaagtatagagattcgatagttcatgatatgatgatctcataacgctgatgatgtcattatttttaacactcaccttatacattattTCCTTTAAGGTGgggcagaatactcataaatgctcataatataatcgggggttcacgaccttacgtcaccctggcATAggcatagttgccttcaaagtctaatatatgctcctaatgataaatgtgaaatgattctAAGTCATGACATGTCTACAAGATGattaataatgctagcttataaaatgcttatgttatgtatgaaaatgccgagctatgataagattatgatatgttcatgagatgtgtaataatgatgggttatgattgactatatgacgatatgattccaccgcgcctaaatggccggacatgtcacctctaatgcgggctgcttatgattccaccacgcctaaatggccggacatgtcaccgctaatgcgggctgcttatgattccaccgcccCTAAATGGCAggccatgtcaccgctaatgcgggccgcttatgatggttacccggacgcgggttaacgatgatgatggtgatgcgatgatatatataaatagatgctatgatgatacctgatgatgatgcgatgacacacatatgctatgatgatacctACACTATGATTATTTAAgtgtacgatatatgtatgagatgtattcacctataaaattcatgcaggttatatctttctcctacggtttatgattcttctattatatttatttcattcctgtcttacatactcagtacaatgttcgtactgacgtccatttttttctttggacgctgtgttcatgcccacaggtagacagggaagtgaGCTTGATCCGAACTCATAgaagccagtagctgattagagagcactccattgtcccggaggtgcttatgattattattttgtgtacattcatgtatatgtattttgggcatgacggggtcttgtcccgtcctatgtctagcactccagtagaggctcgtagatacgcagtgtgggttaaatGGTCTCATGAGatgctagtatatatatatatatatatattattttgatagcctaaaggcttatgtctataaaagtaatttatgtttcaaatgagggatggttttcttataaattcAGCATATATTTTGATAAAGGAATgtctaatgagtatgataagcggtaaaacgagcggtgctcgatggttagccccgggtacccgacacggcccctagctgggtcgtgacatagaactacttatgcagccgaggattatgcgaagctttatcttaaagagattgtacgaGTTCACGGTGTttctacaaccattatttcagatagaggagcacaatttacagtcAACTTCTAGAAATCTTTctagaatggattggggactcaggtgagtcttagtactgcatttcacccgcagatagatggacaagcggagcgtactatacagacccttgaagatatgcttagagcttgtgtacttgattttcaaggcagttgggatgaccatttgattcttattgagtttgcatataataacgaTTACCATTCCaacattcagatggctccttatgtgGCCTTATATGGGTGGAGAtatagatcgcccataggatggtttgatgtcaaggaaaatcagttagtaggcccagacgtAATTCAATAAGCAGTTAATAAGGTGAAAATGATTTGAGAAAGGCTACTATCAGcttagagtcggcagaaatcctatgcggataatcagcgatgcaagttagagtttgaagtaggcgattgggttttcctgaaagtttcgcctatgaaaagagtgatgaggtttggcaagaaggttaagttgagccctcgatatattgggccatataagatcattcgtaccaTAGGTAAGGTGGCATATTatctagaattgccttctgagctAGGAtctgtacatccggtatttcatgtgtctatgtttcataaatgcatcggagatccttcaagagttgtaccagtagatgatatccaggtgaccgagcagttattaTACGAAGAgcttccagtggctatattggacagacatgTTCGTCGATTGCaaaccaaggatgtagcttcagttaaagttttgtggaggaataataatgttgaggaagtgacttgggaagcggaagaggcaatgaagattaagtacccataTTTGTTTCCAGCGTTTATTGAGATTCAGTTTGAGGCATTatctcccccaggtattatttcattttcagttATCGGGATTGGTCGTGTCAGGCCATGatattgtatgttatagtatatggccCTGTGTGGAAGTATTTTGGATTGCTCTGTGCAGGTTGGATTGGTATATTTGCAggagaaactctgtcgaaatttctATAGCTCATGATTtatttgaacattcgaggacgaatgttcctaaggagggagaatgttacgcctctcgtttttgTCGTAGGAGAAATTATGGTTTTCTAGCTGGGTATCCTTTGGAATGGAGACCCATGCCCGAGTTttagagatagaaagtgtcttaccccgtgtacaaaggtacAAACAGGTATTCGTGGTAacttacaggattagaagttgaattaATAGAATCGACATAATCAGAACGGATTCAGGGAAATCTACAGATCTCAGTCAATattgacgggccgtcgacatgtcgacggaccgtcattgtACGACATCGTTATGTCTCTGCAGCCTCtgatctgcaggcgcaggtcgacgggttGTCGACCTGCTCGTCGAACCGTATCGCTGGAACTTTTTAGttctaagtataaatatatgatcccacgactttatttctcatttaaTCTCTTCCAAGTTAtagaaaaccctagtatatttactCCTAATATTTTCTTTCATAATAGTGGAGATTTGATAAGATCCGAGCCCGtgaacccgagcttgtgaagaagaaggttgttcctaggTTTTCATTAAAGTTGTGAAGCTTCGGGAGTTGGATttgaagttgatccttggaatcttagacccctcaaggtatgtaaatgatttctacccttgtactTAAGTTAATCactaagagttttagtggttttaagtaaagagaagatACTTATGAAAGTTGTAAGTTGATGGAGGTTAAGATGGTGATTTGGGGCTGTTTTAAGAGGTGATTAGGAATGGATTTGAGAACATATTGATATgtatgtgttgttattgttgttattgatattgtgGCTGAGGTTGGACTGAATTGGAAGTGGAAGGATTGTTAggtttacaagggaaatgttgtccacaattcgttaagctctttttgtatttaaaatggttagtaaatgaggtaaatagtctaattaaggtgtatgttatcttgattgtagacctacgagttcgagaagtagaagttggatgattggatatacttcaaggtatgttaaggctatcctttctttcattttggcatgatccttgtgataTGAACGAACGAACGTATGAACagacttccatattactctactcttagacgcactaggagtacttcagtctttgatgttcctataccccgtgtgattgttccttctgttcatgggacTTGGGATTACTTATGTTGATAATGTTAGCTCAAAGGTTGTCCATCAGAGGTAATACGACCTTAAGTCACTCCGAGAGTTGTATATACACActtcagttatgcattgcattcatatacatatgcatattgacccaagaccagaaggcgttatatacgcgtgtattctatgtatatggggtatggggaaagggataggaattttatatgcattaccacctgatcagctggtgcaccttaatgatgatatatggatcgggccatatgtTGCTCGGCATTATTAtacgatatatggatcgggccgtacgttcctcggtactattaTATAGGATATAGattgggctgaacgttcctcagcatagtgacctatatttatgtatatgagcatgattatcattgagagcatgcatattatgcacccacagaggcatagtcagttatacagatttatgcagatacttaCAGGCACTCATTCATACAAATGCATGTAGAGTTGCATAGATATGATCAGATATTCATTCATACGCATGCAGTCAaatagttatttcagcttatgagttctagatttcattcatgatgcttatttatacgttactcttatgctttacatactcagtacattatctatactaactcccctattgttcggggggctgcgttcgtgcccgcaggttcacgtagacagacaggtggtccatcTTAGTAGGACCTCTATCCAGCGGTGGTctgtgcgctccatttgatctggagttgcagtctattttggctatgctattcttttgagatgtatatgtatttgggtatgacggggccctgtcccgtcccgtttacaacttttattccagtagaagtctgtagacagttgtatctATATGTCAgttgatgtagccttgtcggctttcattcttttgtgtacagtatatgtagcggcctagctggcttgcactgttatttcagtatgtatatatatatatatatatatatatatatatatatatatatatatatatatatattaagattGTGCAGAGTTCTTGATGTTTCCCTTTCATGAGGCAGTATGAGTTCAGTTTAAGTTGCTTatggcccttgatgttcagttttattcagatataagtataggggtgtttggtcactagaggtcagacgctTGTCACgattcatcggtttgggtcgtgacacttatgtgGTTTAAAACAATCTTCTAGAGCATGGTATGATCCACTAAGCTCCTTCTtagttgaccatggatttccAGAGGAAAAATCGATACAACTCTTGTAATCAAAAGGTCCTCTTCAGGAAatcttctaattcaaattatatgGATGAAATTATTTTTTGAAGTCCTAACCCCTCTTTATGCAAGGAATTTTCTAACCTTATGCAAAATGAATTCAAATtgagtatgatgggagaattaAATTCTTCTTGGGACTTTAAATTCATCAATCTGAAATAGGGATATTCATATGTCAAAGCAGGTATGTTAAAGAACTCATCCAAATTTTTTGAATGAGCGATGCAACAGCCATGGGAACTCCCATGAGTCCCACATGCTCCCTTCCCTATATAAGGATGATGAAGGTAAACCTGTAGATGAAACAAAGTATCATGGAATGATTGGCTCATTACTTTATCTTATAGCTAGTCGACCAGATATGATGTTTAGTGTATGCAGATGTGCAAGATTTCAATCTGCCCCGAAGGAATCACATCTTAGTGCCGTTAAGAGAATGATAAGATATCTAATTGGCACTGTGTCACATGGTTTACGGTATTCAAAAACTAATCTCTACAATCTTGAAGGTTTTTCTGATGCTGATTTTGCAGGAGACAAAGATGACAGAAAAAGTACTAGTGCAACATGTCAACTTCTTGGAAAATCGTTAATTTCTTGGCATAGGAAGAAACAAGGATGTGTTTCGTTATCCACTATTGAAGTATATTTCCATTGGGCAATCCTGTGCTCAAATCCTATGGATGGTTCATCAACTCAGTGATTATGATTTTAGTTTTAAACATGTTAAACTTTTCTGTGATAATTCAAGTGCTATATGTTTGTCCGAAAATCCTGTGCATCATTCTAGGGCAAAGCATATAAAAATCAAACATCATTTCATTAGAGATAATGTTTTAGAggagaaattgattttctatttgtTAGCACTGATAAACAACTTGCAGATATTTTTACTAAACCTTTACTTGAGGAATGATTTTGTAATCTTAGATAATCCCTAGGTATTATTGCATCTCCTATTTAAAACTCTCTGATTATTACTTTGTATGCCTGTTTACTGCATAGTATATTGCgaaaattatttctttctataTATAATTAGATACTTTCTTTATGATCTGTCAATCTTCCTTAAACGTGTTGAGTTCAAACTTCCCTTAATTAATTTTACTTCCTTCCTTAATTAGTGTAATTTTTGAGGCATGTCTTTAAAACCCACTACTCCATCTTTCCTCTTTTCCCATCCATCAATCACCTTTGCAGCCGTTCCTCTTCCCCATAAACCCCTTTATGtaacgacccagctaggggccgcgatgggtacctggagctagccaccgagcaccactcactctaccattcatcttactcacttaaggcccttttatcaacttcatacacgaattataggaaaaacatattttagatagaaatataaatgctttatatacatttgcctctcggccatcaaaataatacatacatataataacatcttgtgagaccatctaacccacactgcgtatctacgagcctctactgacagactgtatatatatagacggaacaagactccgtcgtgcccaaaatatgcatatataccaaaaggagaatcacaagcacctccgaataatggagtgctctcaatcagctgacagctactaaggatctggatcaagctcacctccctatctacctgtgggcatgaacacagcgtccaaagaaaacgggcgTCAATACGAAtcttgtactgagtatgagaggcataaacaatgaaggaagacaataataatataatgagaacatcaatatgaaacatatggatctgaatgaaaatcataagagaagtaatgcatgttgtcttactcatactcatcatcatattatatatgcataatatgtaagctgctcgtccatatcggaacggtgtgataatcaataacaatagcccgcgtccaggcctctcgcgtccggggtatcatctcatgccgcccactagtggtgtctgcccatgccatctggccatggtgtatacgtgtagctgcccgccttggcggtgactgcccggccaaataggcgcggtgtaatagtaatataatcatgcatgcataaggctcaagatcaactatactttatcggggtgacgtaaggtcgtgatcccccgattgtattatggagcaattatcgacattctgcctcaccttgaaggaagtagcacataaggtgagtgtaagcaataaataacatctctATCGTTATGGCATCATAgtattatatctcttatcttaaatagacatttatagatataggctttttagctttcttcggaatacatgaactcatgaagaggaaaggaatttatgctataggattcatgccattagaaggaaaggactagcctcacatacattttttgtttagctaggctatcgtccacttgatctccttcgatatcacgtcgctaccttcacgagagaattcgaattagtattagttaatcgactataaaaacgtgtcgttatttctagtgacaattgggcagcgtttcctttgtttctactacttttctcatgtctcgtttcaactcccaaacatttacaacagcacttacaatatcgtatcaacaatcgtcatatatataccttaatcaaaatccactattttctccaatttctccatctttagtggttttagctcatcatcgtaATTTCGCATACTTCACACCTACTCCATGGTCTAtgcatttataacgtattcataatcatagcacaccaacattcatgatccagcctagctatcacccaattatggcactattcagtcagtaatggtccattttctatgtcttgctacaattcaagtgtcttagctttccaatactttaaaaaacatgataaagtcatgaaacttaccttagatgatggtggaataagtctagagtggaattccttcctctttcaccaaaccctacttcacctcctttgagatttcttggtttggatgaacttcacttgagtttcatacacttggcttcatggatttaatgttattgatcttgatgttcctttgattctcttggatgaagtgtttggagaatattctagagtgttcttgaattgtggagatgagaaatgaaataaaatgagcttagggtctctttttaataactcaaaatctgatttttaatgaacagcagtTGGGGTgtatagtggtcgtaaaccacagtttacggaccgtatactagtttacgggccatataacgtggtcgtatttaagcatatcaaaaacagaaaggtttgctgaaggtcatgatggtttacggccacaatttacgggccgtatttcagtttacggtccgtaaactgggtcgtattttaccatttaagctttggacagaaagttgaaatttttggaacgttggaggacgatggcagtatacggtccgtaaatcactttacgggccgtattctgttttacgaccactggctgaattgaaattctacaactttcttatttctaaaaaattcatgaatcgtcattccctacttagtaaaacgtcgcacactcatgcccttcgttggtctattcattgtacatgtacggggacttttccgaggtgtaacactttaccTCCTTTCACACGCCTTCTTCACTTTATTTTTAACCATCGTCATCATCCTTCTCTATTCCTATCCTGAAAATCTCTCTCTACTATGGCCAAAACCCAAAAATCCTCTGCTCTGTCCATTTGCAAGAGTACTCGAAATAAGAACAAATCAAAAGCTTCATCTCTTGTTCAAGTTGATTCTGATGATTTAATATACTCCTCTACATCTGCCTCATCTAACTCCTGTACTATGAAATTTCTAGGAAAACGTAGTGGTCATCTGAGTGAGTTCATCGATCTCAAAAAGAAATTCAAGTTTGATTATGAGAATGCTTTTGTTGATAAGAGAAACTTATGGGATACTCCTACTCAAGAAATTTTCCAATCTCTAAAGAGTAAGTCTTATGTACATGGTAGACTAGTCAAGGTTATCTCTACTCTTCACTGTAACATCACAAAAAAATTTGACTATTAAGGTTGGATCAACATTTTCTCTTATGCCTCTCCTCGTGTTTATGAGCACTATATCCGTATGTTTTAtgctactcttagagccactaaggATGATGAAGTTGAAACTCTATTATTTGGAACTCAAATTTCTTGACTATGCAACCTTTGACAAAATTTTCAACATCAAAAGCACTGGGTTGCTCTGCCTAAAAATTCCTGGCCTTCAAATTTAGAGGTTTATTTTGACCAAGCAAGAAAAATACATCTCTCTAGAATCATCCTGTTACATCTCGCCATCCGAGAACTAAGTACGTCACGTATTCCTCGATGTAGGCTCATAGATTGAGGACATCATCAGGGCCACAAGGGATATGAACCATGGCGAATGTCTATTAAGGTGTTAAACCCAAGAATTATGAACCTTAGTATGATAGACGCTGAATGAATCGACGGGAAAATGAAGACGGGGCAACCTGATTTTTGGCCATGAAATACGGCCTGGGAAGTATTGGCCGTACATCAAAGTACGGGATGTACTTCATGGAGGCTAGGCTGTACTTCAAAGGCAATATCAAAGGCAACCCTTACTGGAAATCCAAGTCCATTTACGGGCTCAAGGTACGGCCTGTACATCAAGGTACGTCCCGTACCTCAAGCCGTACTTTCAGAAAATCTTTTTACCCCGCAAAATATCGCGTCATTGTATTGTAAGTAAACTAGCATAAGCccggagaggccatggaactcTTAACGGGCAAAGGAAGACTTTTTAATAAGTATTAAGAATGTATCCAAAGGAATCTCAGACataaattttggtctaacttttGGAAGGAATATCTCTTAGTATATCAAGAGTTATGGGATGCATAACTATGCAAATTTAGGTTAAGAGAGTCCTCTTTCCAACACAGCTGACGGTTCGCCAATGTGAAAAGTACGGACTGAGATACGTCCCGTACAATAAAGTAAGTCTGGGAAAAAAACAAAGTACAGGTCGTACATTAAAGTACACCCAATACTTTGAGTCCATTTGAGTCGGTGGAACTGACCTAACCCACTCTATATAGACCCTCACACTTCATTTCTCCATTGTTCTCACATCCCTTACACccctatatacatacatataccccCTCACAATGTCTTTAGGATCTCCAAGCTAATAGACACCATATCTACCAATTATCAAGCTCGGGAAGCTCGTAGTAGCATCGTATATCGTGATTCTATCCGGAACGAAGAAAGGGAGATGGGATTTCGAGTTCAAGGCTAATAAGGATCAATTTAGGCTTACCAAGGTATGTTTTACTTTTCTTATTGATGAAATTACATTGGTTGTGAATGAAATAGCAAAATTGTTACGTAATTGGATCGAAATTGATGAAAGGTTGGATGACCTTAGGGTTTGACGTTGTTAATAAAGGAATATGGGTATATTATAAATTATAAGTTTAAAATGATTTAATTGGGTGTTGTTGTAAGCTTGGGAATGTATtgaaaacagaggaaatgctgcccgaattcccGTAACCCGAACTAGCCTTGATCTGCAATAGATATAAGTTAATATACAAGTGTATTGAGACATAACCAAGGACATATCTTCAATATAGGTTCGGGTGGTGGACTAGCATTAGGTTAAGGATTCGCTTAAGGCTTCGGCTAGATGACTCAGGTATGTAAGGTGTTGCTATATCTCTATTTGTTTGGCACCAATCTTAGAACCCACTAGCGTGTATAGCGTAATACTCCTCTCCATTTTCTCCATTATGATATAAACGTTCCTTGTTAATATGTTAATTGATTCCTAGTCATTGTGATGTATTTTTATGAATGATTCAGATGACGTTATTATGATTACTTTATATTGAGTCTTTTCTAGGGTTCGATATgagttccataatatattcggaggttacgaccttatgtcacttcgaATGGCCCGATGTTATTTCATTGGctcctcatgcattatatatatatatatatatgtatgcactattttactcCACCGAGCGacgctatagtcggccaggtatggcacatagatgtgcaaccactgatcagttgggtattcacaccgagtcctgaaaaggccgagtacgttatgatgatgatgtttccccggacgcgggatgatatgatacgatatgacgatgatatgatgatgttatacacaccgagtcctgtTAGGGTCGGGTACattattatatttatatattatatatatgtaaacTTGcatatgaaaatgattttcaaaaactcatgcattgcatattgtacATTCTTCAAATGTCACAGGTCACTACTATCCTCCTTTATTCATGTTTATACTTATGTCCTACGTATGTTTTACattcctaccttacatactcagtactctatTCCGTACGGATTGTCCCCCATCACGGGGCACTGTATTTCATGCTGCAGGTCCTGCGAGATAGAACAGAGGACCTCCTCGGTAGGATTGCCAGCTTCAGCAGATCGTCAGCAAGTGCCTTTGTGTCGGGCTTGCTCTTTAGGTATATGTCATGTCTATACATTATGCATGTGCCCTTTTAGGTATGATAGGGCCTTTTCCTATCCAGTATGTTAGGTAGATGTACTCTTACAGGCTCATAGACAGTATAATGGGTATCGATGTCAGTTATGATCTCAATAAGTATGATGTTCATgttatggccttgtcggctataTGTCATTCACGGATAGcgatagcagccttgtcggctagctTATGTTGCATATATGTATGGGCATGCATGTAGCATTCTATGTACAGGGACTTTCTGTATATAGGTATCGTCTTACGATAAGTTATGTATTATCGCAGGCTAAGATAACGATTACATGGTTATATAGTGTATGCCAGAAGGCGCTCGGTCactagggtcgggtgcccatcatgcccctcgtcggggtgtgacaaagtagaATTAGAGCAGGTCAGTCCTAGGGACGTCAatgagctgtgtctagtagagttttgtttatgggtatgaagcatgccatacttataaacaggaggctacaggacatttaggaatacttcctttcttcatgatctagatcgtgcgataacgCCAAGAACATAGGAAAATTCATTCCTGATCTATTTGTTCCGTTTTGTAGTTTTGCAGATGAAGAGAAAAGTTTCAGCTATTAAGAGCGTGGGGAAGGCCCCAAGGGTTATTATTAGACCAGCGCCACCCACCGATGCAGATCGAGAGGTTGCAAAAGAGAGAAGGGATGTAAGTTATACAATTGAGATAGACCCCTCAGAAATTATCATCGAGACGAACCCCTCAGAGATCAACATTGGGTTAGACCCTTCTAAGATTATGACCTCTGTTGAGGAGGATCCATATGCTGGTTCCTATGAGATGCCTGTCTGAGCGGTTTCGTATACGACCCCACCACAGGTGTTATTCTCACCTTCAGGCCCTGTTGAGCAGGATGTCAGGGGAGCAGAGCAGGAGTTTACACGTCCGGTTTCCCCCATGgtacatgttacacctcgaaaatttcatgtcgtcgcatagtgaaggAACCAACGCGAGCTTAAAGACCATAGAAAGATCTTAAGATTTTAAGGCGGATGATTAGTGGTTttggaatgcatacgttaagatcttgaagttataggaattgatgaaataagaatcGATAAGGACAAGTAGAGTATAAGTGAGGTTAG is drawn from Lycium barbarum isolate Lr01 chromosome 8, ASM1917538v2, whole genome shotgun sequence and contains these coding sequences:
- the LOC132607764 gene encoding secreted RxLR effector protein 161-like, whose amino-acid sequence is MLPSLYKDDEGKPVDETKYHGMIGSLLYLIASRPDMMFSVCRCARFQSAPKESHLSAVKRMIRYLIGTVSHGLRYSKTNLYNLEGFSDADFAGDKDDRKSTSATCQLLGKSLISWHRKKQGCVSLSTIEVYFHWAILCSNPMDGSSTQ